From the Devosia sp. FJ2-5-3 genome, the window TACATACAGTCTGTATCTAAGTCTCGCCCTTGGCAAGGAGGATAGAAATGCAATTCACCAGCCTTTACCCGTTGATCCAGGTTCGCAACGTGTCAGCGACCGCCGAATTTTACCGTGACCATTTCGGTTTTGCCCCGGTCTTCGAGAGCGATTGGTATGTGCAGTTGCGCGGACCATCCGCCGCCGGGCACGAGCTGGCCATTATCGCCTATGACCATGAGTCCATTCCGCCCGAGGGCCGTGAGCCGACGCGGGGCGTCATCCTCTCCTTAGAGGTGGACGACGCGGCGGAGATCGCTGCCGTGCTCGAAGCGGCGGGCGTGCGGATTGCCCAGCCCCTGCGCGACGAGGTGTTCGGCCAGCGCCATGTGATCGTCGCCGACCCGAATGGCATTCTCATCGACATTATCACGCCCATCGAGCCGGATGCGGACTGGCTTGCCGCGCAGCAAGGCTGAGCTCAGAAGGCGAGGCCCAGCGTCCGCGCCTCGGCGGGATCGAAATGGATCGTCACCGGAGCGTCATCGGCCGGTTCGGTGACGCCATCGCGATATTGGCGTTGCAGCAGGGTGACGGTTTGTCCATCCGCATCCACCGCCTCTAGGATATAGTCGAAGCAGGCATTCTGGTCGCCGAGGCCGCCGGCGATCTCCTGCTTGAGCGCATCGAGTTCGCGCCCGCCCAGGGGCTTGCCATCCTCGCGGGACATGGCGCGGACACTGGCCACCCAGCCATTGCCGGACTGGCAGATAAAGACATCGTCGCGGAATTCACCCTCGTCGACGAAATAGATGTCGACCGTATCGTCCCAGGCATTGCCGATCTCGAAGCGCGCGCCCTCGGGTGTCACATCGAGATAGATATCCGTCCACCGGCACTGCCCATCGGCTTCAAAATAGCACCAGCGCTCCGAGGCGCGCATCAGCGTGGCCACGGCAGCGTTGGGCAGGCGCTTGCCGATCTTGAGGCCGGACAAGACCGCCTCCGTTTCGGTATCGAAAGCCTGGGCGGGGCCCATTGCACAGAGGGCGACGACGAAACTGGCGGCCAGACGACGCATGGTTTCCTCCCGAAGAACCGCGCCAGTCTAAGCCAAGCGCGGCCCTGTGGGAACCGCACCTTGACATCGACGATCTCACGTAACATTTATTGTTACGATATAGTGAACGGGTTCATCGGCGCGGCTGCGCAGTACGACCGTTCCGGTCCCGAGAAGGAAATCGTCATGCAGGATATCGTCATCATTGGAGGCAGCTTTGCCGGGCTCGCCGCCGCCATGCAGCTCGGGCGCGCGCGCCGCCGGGTCATTGTGCTCGACACCGGGCTCAACCGGAACCGCTATGCCGAGGCGGCACATAATTTTCTGGGCCATGACGGCACGCCGCCGGCAGAACTCCTGCACAAGGCGCGCCACCAATTGCAGGCCTATCCAAGTGTAAAACTGGTCTCGGCGCGGGCCGACAGCGTGTCGGGCGAAGCCGATGCTTTCCAGATCGAAACGGCGTCAGGCGAAACCATCGCGGGGCGCCGGCTGATCTTCAGCCATGGCATTGTCGACGACTTCCCGCCCATTCCAGGCTTTGCCGAGAGCTGGGGCAAGACGGTGATCCATTGCCCCTTCTGCCATGGCTTTGAAGTGGCGGGCAAACGCTGGGGGCTGGTCTATTCCTCGCCCATGTCGCTTCATGCCACATCGCTCTATGGCGACTGGACGGACGATATTTCCCTCTTCCTCGATGGCCACAGCCTCAACGCCGAGGAGCGAAGCAGGCTCGAAATGCGTGGGATCAAGATCCATGACGCAAGGCTGACTGCTATCGAACACGACAAGGGACAGCTGCGCAGCGTCCTCCTGGCCGATGGCGCAGAAATCCAACTCGACGCGCTCTACGCCCATCCGCGCAACCGGCCTTCTGCCGATTTCCATACGCAGCTGGGGCTCGCAACCAAGGAGACGCCGACCGGCATCATGCTGGCGGTCGACGACAAGGGCGCCACCTCGCGGCCCGGCATCTATGCCGCCGGCGATCTCGTCAGCGGCATGCATTCGATCAGCTTTGCCAGTGCGTCCGCCTCGCTGGCGGCCATGGGCGCGCAAAGCTCGATGCTGGCCTAGGCCTCAGCGCAGCCAGCCTTGTGGACGGGGCTGCAATTCCATCAGCCCGTCCCGCGTGGCGTCGTCGATAGCGGCCAGCTCCTCGGGACTGAAATCGAGATTGTCGAGCGCCCCGAGATTGTCCTTGAGCTGGTCGAGCGTGCGCACGCCGATCAGCGCCGAGGTCATTTCGGGGCGCCGCAGCACCCAGGCCAGGGCCAATTGCACCATGGTCTGGCCACGGGCGGCAGCGATCTCGCCCAGTCGATCCACCGCTGCCAGAACCCGCGGCTCGATATGGCTGGCGCGCAGCGAGCCCTGCGGGTTTTCCCCGCGCGTGCCGGCGACATTGCCGGAATTGTATTTGCCGGACAGCACGCCCTGCGCCAGCGGCGAGAAAGCGATCACGCCGATGCCGAGGTCGCCACAGGCATCGATGGTGTGATCGTTCTCGATCCAGCGGTTGAGAACGGAATAGCTGGGCTGGTGGAGCGTCGTGGCGACGCCCATTTCCTTGAGGAGGCGATGGGCTTCGCGGGTCTGGGCTTCCGGGTAGGATGAGATCCCCACATAGAGCGCCTTGCCCGATTTCACTGCATGAGCGAGCGCGCCCATGGTTTCCTCGAGCGGCGTGTCGGGATCAAAGCGGTGGGAATAGAAGATGTCGACATAGTCGAGCCCCAGGCGTTTGAGGCTCTGGTCGAGGCTGGCGAGCAGATATTTCCGGCTTCCCCATTCGCCATAGGGCCCGGGCCACATATTATAACCCGCCTTGGTCGAGATGATCATCTCATCGCGATAGGGCCGAAAATCGCGCGCCATCACCTGCCCGAACAATTCCTCCGACGAGCCGGCCGGCGGCCCGTAATTATTGGCGAGGTCGAAATGGGTGATGCCCTGGTCGAAGGCATAGCCCAGGATTTCCATGGCGGAGGGATAGTCGCGCGTGCCGCCAAAATTCTGCCAGAGCCCGAGGCTGATCGCCGGCAGCTTGAGGCCAGACCGCCCTGCCCGGCGATAGACCATGCTGTCATAGCGTGCGTTATCCGCGCGATAAGTCATCAAACTTACTCCCGATGTGTTGCTTTCCTGGCCCCGTGACGCCGGGTGCCGGCAATGCTATGAGCGGCGCGATGACAAGGATCGACGCCAAGATGGCCCCCACTGTGCCCCAGCCCAATCATCCATACAAGGTTATGGCGATCTACAAATTCGCCCAATTGCCTGATGCCGAAGCGCTGAAATCTCCGCTCGCCGAATTCTGCTGCGGCCGGGATATCAAGGGCACGCTGATCCTCGCGCCCGAGGGCATCAATGGCACCGTTGCGGGCAGCCCGGAGGCGATCGACGCGCTGGCGGACTACCTCTTCGTCACCGGCCCGTTCGATGACCGGCTGGTCGGCGCCGAGGTGAAATATTCCTTTGCCGAAACCGCGCCGTTCCTGCGCATGAAGGTGCGCCTCAAAACCGAGATCGTCACCCTGCGCGCCCCCGAGGCTGATCCCAGCAAGCAGGTCGGCACCTATGTCGAGCCCGAGGACTGGAACGCCCTGATCGAGCGCAATGACGTGGTGCTGGTCGACACCCGCAATGATTACGAAGTGGGGCTCGGCACATTCCAGCGCGCCATCGATCCGGCCACGCAGAGCTTTGTCGAGTTCAAGGACTATGTGGCGCAGAACCTGGATCCCCAGCGCGACAAGAAGGTCGCCATGTTCTGCACGGGCGGCATTCGCTGCGAGAAGGCCTCGTCCTATCTCCTGGGCCAGGGCTTTGAGGAAGTGTTCCACCTCAAGGGCGGCATTCTGAAATATCTCGAGACCGTTCCGGCCGAAGAGAGCCGGTTCAATGGCGAATGCTTCGTGTTCGACGAGCGCGTTTCCGTCGGCCACGGGCTCGAACTCGGGTCGGCCACACTCTGCCGCGCCTGCCGCCATCCGCTGACGCCGGCTGACCGCGCCAGCTCCGATTATGCCGAAGGCGTCAGCTGCCCCCATTGCGTCGGCGAGACCGACAAGCATGCG encodes:
- a CDS encoding VOC family protein gives rise to the protein MQFTSLYPLIQVRNVSATAEFYRDHFGFAPVFESDWYVQLRGPSAAGHELAIIAYDHESIPPEGREPTRGVILSLEVDDAAEIAAVLEAAGVRIAQPLRDEVFGQRHVIVADPNGILIDIITPIEPDADWLAAQQG
- a CDS encoding NAD(P)/FAD-dependent oxidoreductase, producing MQDIVIIGGSFAGLAAAMQLGRARRRVIVLDTGLNRNRYAEAAHNFLGHDGTPPAELLHKARHQLQAYPSVKLVSARADSVSGEADAFQIETASGETIAGRRLIFSHGIVDDFPPIPGFAESWGKTVIHCPFCHGFEVAGKRWGLVYSSPMSLHATSLYGDWTDDISLFLDGHSLNAEERSRLEMRGIKIHDARLTAIEHDKGQLRSVLLADGAEIQLDALYAHPRNRPSADFHTQLGLATKETPTGIMLAVDDKGATSRPGIYAAGDLVSGMHSISFASASASLAAMGAQSSMLA
- a CDS encoding aldo/keto reductase — protein: MTYRADNARYDSMVYRRAGRSGLKLPAISLGLWQNFGGTRDYPSAMEILGYAFDQGITHFDLANNYGPPAGSSEELFGQVMARDFRPYRDEMIISTKAGYNMWPGPYGEWGSRKYLLASLDQSLKRLGLDYVDIFYSHRFDPDTPLEETMGALAHAVKSGKALYVGISSYPEAQTREAHRLLKEMGVATTLHQPSYSVLNRWIENDHTIDACGDLGIGVIAFSPLAQGVLSGKYNSGNVAGTRGENPQGSLRASHIEPRVLAAVDRLGEIAAARGQTMVQLALAWVLRRPEMTSALIGVRTLDQLKDNLGALDNLDFSPEELAAIDDATRDGLMELQPRPQGWLR
- a CDS encoding rhodanese-related sulfurtransferase; this translates as MAPTVPQPNHPYKVMAIYKFAQLPDAEALKSPLAEFCCGRDIKGTLILAPEGINGTVAGSPEAIDALADYLFVTGPFDDRLVGAEVKYSFAETAPFLRMKVRLKTEIVTLRAPEADPSKQVGTYVEPEDWNALIERNDVVLVDTRNDYEVGLGTFQRAIDPATQSFVEFKDYVAQNLDPQRDKKVAMFCTGGIRCEKASSYLLGQGFEEVFHLKGGILKYLETVPAEESRFNGECFVFDERVSVGHGLELGSATLCRACRHPLTPADRASSDYAEGVSCPHCVGETDKHAAAAERQRQMELGRKKGVAHLGDEAARIAAERKAAKRAQAEASRERNKAD